TTCGATGATAAAATAAGAGTatcttataattataataattatgtataatgataaaattaaagtaaGCACAAAATACTTTTATCATTAAAGTGATGATAACCTGAATCaagtaaaaaaaatcagggaaaaagttctttttattgaataaaataataacaattattattcaTCTTACTTTTATTAAAggtcaaagaaggaaataatacaaacaaaagtgaaaaaatacagCTTTCAGAAAATATATGTGATAGTAcatcttctgctgctgctggcagATTAACCCAACAAAGAAAGATTGGGAAAACGTATCCTCAGCAATTTCCCAAGAAGCTGAAGGAAGAGCATGATAAGTAAGCTTATagcagtgtgttttttttttgtttggttttgggttttttttgtttgtttttgtttttttgagatggagtttctctcttgttgcccaagctggagtgcaatggtgtgatctcagctcactgcaacctctgcctcctgggttcaagcgattctcctgactcagtctccctagtagctgggattacaggcatgtgccaccatgcccggctaattttttgtattttgagtaaaaataggatttcaccatgttagccaagctggtctcgaactcctgacttcaggtgttctgcccacctcggcctcccaaagtgctgggtttacaggagtgagccaccgtgcctggccgcctATAGTAGTATTTCACAGGAGATAATTGTCATTGTGCTATAAACTAATTCAAAATTGGACTAATATTCCTTATGATTaacaagttttatatttttaccagGGGTATTTAGCCCTGCCTggtaatcagaaaaatgcaaattaacataaagtaagatatattttgtaaagTCATGCTGATATTTAAGAAGTAATTACTAGTGTTGGCAAATGTGAGGAAAAAGGcattctcatacactgttggtataGGAAATTAGTAAATTATTTCTGAAGGGTAACTTAGTGCTGtgtatcaaaatttcaaataGCCTGACATCCCTTTAACTCAACAACTCCACTTCTGGGACTAGATTTCACAGGAAAACATAACTTGTGTAAACATACACATACTTATTAAGGgcattaattatatattacacataatgaACAATAGgttaatgaatatataaaatatatgtaataagaaGGTGAATTGAAAgtattaagaaataattataaaaagtgtGGGGAAACAGATGTTAGACTCTTTAGCCTAGTTTTGGATGACAGTCATCTGCAGATATAGTTTGTGTGAGAGACATCTGAAGTTGTCATCTCACTCTGTAAATCATTTGGAGAAACACCTGCAATAtttcataaagatgaaaatttatttctagtgAACTTATACGCTTGTcaataaatagtaactttaaaaattgagttgATTGTAAATGATCTTTTCTAATTAGGGAGTAATTATGACTGTGTgatttaaaaaggtaattttgaacctgtaactttactgaattatcTCTGGTATccttttttataatatatattagagtGACTAGTAACAAAAACTTTAGCAGAATATTCTTTCCTTACTACTTTTCAAGTATATGCATTCTTTTGAAGATGTTGAAGTGAGAAATTAAATATCTGAGAactgcaaaggaaaaataatccagAACATAGAAATTTTATTAGGATAATAAACAACATCTGCAGAGGTATATCACAGGAtgaactctttattttttaacaaaatgaattttaagataaatgtcTTTATCTGCAGATGCAccttaaaacaagaaaatgaagaaaaaacaaatgttaatatgctgtacaaaaaaaaatagagaagaattagaaaggaaagagaaacaatatAAGAAAGAAGTTGAAGCAAAACAACTTGAACCAACTGTTCAGTCACTAGAGATGAAATCAAAGACTGCAAGAAATACTCCAAATTGGGTAAATCAATCTTtggtaaaaattatatattttaaactttatcttaTCACTGTTACTTATAATATCCACttgatttaatatatattgtttaggtctaaaaccagaaatgttatctcatttttaaaaatgaatgatgaCACTTACAGgtacaattattaatatttattataaatcttgGCATCCACAtaggatattattttattacaaagagcttttgaaaacaataatatgCCATAATATATACTTAGTGATAACCTATTGATAAAAATTTTGTTCCAGGTAAAATTTGTCCTTGTACTTTCCCCTATTTCATATTGATTACTGCACCTAATATTAtaaagaggaaacagaaattaTTGTAATCACAAATAATCTCATGATATTCTAAGAAGAGCtctataaattttatcttatttactgttggtgttttgaaataaaagttttctttcgTATTGatgtatttacaccacagaagtaACTGTGATCTGTTGGAGAACTAGAAGTAGAGTCAGAAGTCCTGGGGAAAATCCTGTagcttgcttatatttttaacatttctttttcaaaattgtggtAACTAGATGAGTTCATCAATGAATGTATATAGGAGTGACTAGTATAATGTCTAGTTTATGATTTAGTGAATGTAATTCTTATAACTGACTATAAAAGTGTTAAAAGAGTCAAACTGAAATAGAATGTTATCGGTGAAACAGAACTGTAATAACTCTGGGAAATTTTATCTGTCCAAATACGTGTGAACAAAAGTTCTTACTATAGGGTGGTGTATGGGTTAGATATCAAAGTGTAAATGCAATTTTTTGATATATCTTAATTTAGTCAAATTTGTTAATGCTTTAATTTATGCTTTTGAGTTTGTTGTAATTCAGGGAAAGGCTTTTCCAATTCTGATATTCTTAAAAATTCtctggtgtgcatgtgtgtgtttacttttataaattcatTGACTCTAAATACATTTCTGAACTTTCTGGAATTTATGCTCTATAAGGTTCAAAGTTTTGCTTCAACTTTTTCTCCAGGTGGATATCCACTTATGGTAAACTTTTTAGTGTACGGATGTGCAGGTTATTCTTTAACTTCAGAGGTAATCatgatatgttattttattgagtactagctaaaactttcttttgttttatttaggattttcataATCATGAAGAAACGAAAGGTCTGATGGATGAAAATTGCATTTTGAAGGCAGATATTGCCATACTCAGacaggaaatatgtacaatgaaaaatgacaacttggaaaaagaaaataaatatcttaaggACATTAAAATTGTTAAAGAAACAAATGCTGCCCTTGAAAAGTATATAAAACTCAATGAGGAAATGATAACAGAAACAGCATTCCGGTATCAACAAGAGCTTAATGATCTCAAGGCTGAGAATACAAGGCTCAATGCCGAACtgttgaaggaaaaagaaagcaagaaaagactGGAAGCTGACATTGAATCTTATCAGTCTAGACTGGCTGCTGCTATAAGTAAACACAGTGAAAgtgtgaaaacagaaagaaacctaAAACTTGCTTTAGAGAGAACACAAGATGTTTCTGTACAAGTAGAAATGAGTTCTGCTATTTCCAAAGTAAAAGACGAGAATGAGTTTCTTACTGAACAACTTTCTGAAACACACATTAAATTCAATGCCTTAAAAGATAAGTTCCGTAAGACAAGAGATAGTCTCAGAAAAAAGTCATTGGCTTTAGAAACTGTACAAAACGACCTAAGGCAAACACAGCAGCAAACACAGGAAATGAAAGAGATGTATCAAAATGCAGAAGCTAAAGTGAATAATTCCACTGGAAAGTGGAACTGTGTAGAAGAGAGGATATGTCACCTCCAACGTGAAAATGCGTGGCTTGTACAGCAACTAGATGACGTTCATCAGAAAGAGGATCATAAAGATATAGTAACTAATATCCAAAGAGGCTTTATTGAGAGTGGAAAGAAAGACCTCGTACTAGAAGAGAAAAGTAAGAAGCTAATGAATGAATGTGATCATTTAAAAGAAAGTCTCTTTcagtatgagagagagaaagcagaaggAGTAGTATCaaggaagataaatattttcaaacttctagaaagaaaatttaaacatttggtTCTGGATACATGTTGAACTTAGTTGAATATAAAAATCTAGATAAAAAGTGTGTTTaccatactgtataattccatttacataaagcatccagaaaagataaatgtatagggacaaaaagtagattaatgTTTGcaaggggctggggctggaagctggtagtgactgctaatgggcatgAGGAATCTTACAGTGATGGAAATGCTCTAAATTTGGATTGTAGAGATGGCTGCACAACTCAGTAAATGTACTAAAAATCTTTTAACTTTAAGTTAAAACAGATACATTctatagtatgtaaattatatttcaacaaagctgttttaataaagaaaggaaaaatgtgttTACTATATCGGCTTAGAAACATGCCTCATTTCTAGGAAATAAAAGAGGTGAGAGATGATTTACTTTGAGAAAAGACATTGTGTCACCTATGAAGTTTTATTAGGCACAGAGTCATATTTTAAGGTAGATAGTTCTGTACTGCTGAAATAGTAATTTTAATGTCTTTATGTTGCCACATGTTAAGACCATAATGTAGTtataaatggaaatgtttacacctgaagtattttcaaattaaaatttaattaagtgATTTTCTTCGACACTTAATTCTAGATTCCCCA
This genomic window from Pan troglodytes isolate AG18354 chromosome 12, NHGRI_mPanTro3-v2.0_pri, whole genome shotgun sequence contains:
- the LOC112207981 gene encoding LOW QUALITY PROTEIN: ankyrin repeat domain-containing protein 20B (The sequence of the model RefSeq protein was modified relative to this genomic sequence to represent the inferred CDS: inserted 1 base in 1 codon; deleted 1 base in 1 codon) gives rise to the protein MKLFGFGSRRGQTAQGSIDHVYTGSGYRIRDSELQKIHRAAVKGDAAEVERCLARRSGDLDARDKQHRTALHLACASGHVQVVTLLVNRKCQIDICDKENRMPLMQAVHCQEEACAVILLKHGANPNLKDIYGNTALHYAVYSESTSLAEKLLSHGAHIEALDQDNNTPLLFATICKKEKMVELLLKKKASTHAVDRLRRSALMLAVYYDSPGIVNILLKQNIDVFAQDMCGRDAEGYAISHHLTKIQQQILEHKQKILKKEKSDVGSSDESAVSIFHELRVDSLPASDDKDLSVATKQCVPEKVSEPLPGPSHEKGNRIVNGQGEGPPAKHPSLKPSTGVEDPAVKGAVQRKNVQTLRAEQALPVASEEEQERHERSEKKQPQVKEGNNTNKSEKIQLSENICDSTSSAAAGRLTQQRKIGKTYPQQFPKKLKEEHDKCTLKQENEEKTNVNMLYKKNREELERKEKQYKKEVEAKQLEPTVQSLEMKSKTARNTPNWDFHNHEETKGLMDENCILKADIAILRQEICTMKNDNLEKENKYLKDIKIVKETNAALEKYIKLNEEMITETAFRYQQELNDLKAENTRLNAELLKEKESKKRLEADIESYQSRLAAAISKHSESVKTERNLKLALERTQDVSVQVEMSSAISKVKDENEFLTEQLSETHIKFNALKDKFRKTRDSLRKKSLALETVQNDLRQTQQQTQEMKEMYQNAEAKVNNSTGKWNCVEERICHLQRENAWLVQQLDDVHQKEDHKDIVTNIQRGFIESGKKDLVLEEKSKKLMNECDHLKESLFQYEREKAEGXSIKEDKYFQTSRKKI